Proteins from a single region of Rhinatrema bivittatum chromosome 13, aRhiBiv1.1, whole genome shotgun sequence:
- the TNFAIP8L3 gene encoding tumor necrosis factor alpha-induced protein 8-like protein 3 isoform X3, producing MFSSKSLALQAQKKVLSKMATKAMANMIIDDTSSEILDELYKATKEYTRNKKEAHKIMKDFVKVAVKIGILYRNSQFNKEELAIVDKFRKKLSQTSMTAVSFYEVEYTFDKNVLAGLLNECKELLHNLVERHLTPKSHGRIDHVFSHFANMEFLTALYSLEGDCRPYLKRICEGLNKLLDDRVL from the coding sequence ATGTTCAGTTCCAAGAGTCTTGCACTGCAAGCACAGAAAAAGGTCCTAAGCAAGATGGCCACCAAAGCCATGGCAAACATGATTATTGATGATACCAGCAGTGAAATCCTAGATGAGCTATATAAAGCAACAAAAGAATACACTAGAAACAAGAAGGAAGCTCACAAAattatgaaggactttgtcaaagtTGCAGTCAAAATTGGGATTCTTTACAGAAATAGTCAGTTCAATAAAGAAGAGTTGGCAATTGTAGACAAGTTCAGAAAGAAGTTGAGTCAAACATCCATGACTGCTGTGAGCTTCTATGAGGTAGAATATACTTTTGATAAAAATGTTCTTGCTGGACTTCTGAATGAGTGTAAGGAATTACTGCATAACCTGGTGGAGCGACACTTGACGCCTAAATCTCATGGGCGCATCGACCATGTCTTCAGCCACTTTGCCAACATGGAATTCCTCACTGCCCTTTATAGCCTTGAGGGCGATTGTAGACCATACCTCAAAAGGATTTGTGAAGGACTTAACAAACTACTTGATGACAGAGTCCTTTAA
- the TNFAIP8L3 gene encoding tumor necrosis factor alpha-induced protein 8-like protein 3 isoform X1, protein MYKNLQCDYYYFARIILDILVSYILGITTYSISLNTTPLCVPLGASARHPHEEQQLSRNSLSNYHSGGPEMFSSKSLALQAQKKVLSKMATKAMANMIIDDTSSEILDELYKATKEYTRNKKEAHKIMKDFVKVAVKIGILYRNSQFNKEELAIVDKFRKKLSQTSMTAVSFYEVEYTFDKNVLAGLLNECKELLHNLVERHLTPKSHGRIDHVFSHFANMEFLTALYSLEGDCRPYLKRICEGLNKLLDDRVL, encoded by the exons ATGTATAAGAATTTACAGTGTGATTATTACTATTTTGCTAGAATAATTCTAGATATCTTAGTTTCTTACATTTTGGGAATAACCACCTACTCTATATCTCTTAACACCACACCACTGTGTGTACCCTTAGGTGCGTCTGCTCGGCATCCTCACGAGGAACAGCAGCTTTCAAGAAACTCCTTGTCTAACTATCACTCTGGTG gaCCTGAAATGTTCAGTTCCAAGAGTCTTGCACTGCAAGCACAGAAAAAGGTCCTAAGCAAGATGGCCACCAAAGCCATGGCAAACATGATTATTGATGATACCAGCAGTGAAATCCTAGATGAGCTATATAAAGCAACAAAAGAATACACTAGAAACAAGAAGGAAGCTCACAAAattatgaaggactttgtcaaagtTGCAGTCAAAATTGGGATTCTTTACAGAAATAGTCAGTTCAATAAAGAAGAGTTGGCAATTGTAGACAAGTTCAGAAAGAAGTTGAGTCAAACATCCATGACTGCTGTGAGCTTCTATGAGGTAGAATATACTTTTGATAAAAATGTTCTTGCTGGACTTCTGAATGAGTGTAAGGAATTACTGCATAACCTGGTGGAGCGACACTTGACGCCTAAATCTCATGGGCGCATCGACCATGTCTTCAGCCACTTTGCCAACATGGAATTCCTCACTGCCCTTTATAGCCTTGAGGGCGATTGTAGACCATACCTCAAAAGGATTTGTGAAGGACTTAACAAACTACTTGATGACAGAGTCCTTTAA
- the TNFAIP8L3 gene encoding tumor necrosis factor alpha-induced protein 8-like protein 3 isoform X2, which produces MDSDSGELSEGEPLPGPEMFSSKSLALQAQKKVLSKMATKAMANMIIDDTSSEILDELYKATKEYTRNKKEAHKIMKDFVKVAVKIGILYRNSQFNKEELAIVDKFRKKLSQTSMTAVSFYEVEYTFDKNVLAGLLNECKELLHNLVERHLTPKSHGRIDHVFSHFANMEFLTALYSLEGDCRPYLKRICEGLNKLLDDRVL; this is translated from the coding sequence gaCCTGAAATGTTCAGTTCCAAGAGTCTTGCACTGCAAGCACAGAAAAAGGTCCTAAGCAAGATGGCCACCAAAGCCATGGCAAACATGATTATTGATGATACCAGCAGTGAAATCCTAGATGAGCTATATAAAGCAACAAAAGAATACACTAGAAACAAGAAGGAAGCTCACAAAattatgaaggactttgtcaaagtTGCAGTCAAAATTGGGATTCTTTACAGAAATAGTCAGTTCAATAAAGAAGAGTTGGCAATTGTAGACAAGTTCAGAAAGAAGTTGAGTCAAACATCCATGACTGCTGTGAGCTTCTATGAGGTAGAATATACTTTTGATAAAAATGTTCTTGCTGGACTTCTGAATGAGTGTAAGGAATTACTGCATAACCTGGTGGAGCGACACTTGACGCCTAAATCTCATGGGCGCATCGACCATGTCTTCAGCCACTTTGCCAACATGGAATTCCTCACTGCCCTTTATAGCCTTGAGGGCGATTGTAGACCATACCTCAAAAGGATTTGTGAAGGACTTAACAAACTACTTGATGACAGAGTCCTTTAA